The stretch of DNA ttctttctttctttctttctttctttctttctttctctttctttctttctctctccttctctctaatttAATAGCTTTATCAGAGGCAGTGTCATGGTATTcctggctaagccactgcctgcagagctggcatgCCATGTGGCCATCTGCCCAAATCCCAGTGTTACCACgtcatttcctgctaatgtttggAGAAAGCATcacatgatgactcaagtgcgtaggtccctgcactcacacagaagacctgaaagaagttcctggctcctagctttcatgtggctTCTGAGGCCTTATGCGGatgtgaaccaacggatggacaATATCTATCCCTCccgctccttctttctctaaaaccctgccttacaaatgaaaataaatatttcttacaagctttatgtatttgaaaatcagagcagtGGAGAGGAGGTTTGTGGTGGTGGGGTAGAGACAGAGCTCTTTTTTATCTAACTTTGCAAAAGCCTCCAGTAGCTAGGAGCACAGAAgtccatccagtctcccaaatgCAGCTGCTATCTTAGAAACACATTAGTGGCAGTCAAACGGGTTGGAAATGAagacaagacttgaactggcactccaatatgtgatGTGGGCGTGTCAAGAGGCAGCTGATCTAGCTGTGCTGCAGTGCTGTCCTGATCAAGTTCTTCTCAAATGTAAATGCTTTTAACTTCAAAGTAATGCTGAAAAGTAAACTAACAGAATGACTATTTCTTTAATACTCATTTGAATAAAATGCTATAGATATCCATCGTAGACAAAAATACGTGATGTAGGTAATATGAAAATCTATGCTTAAAATAGCTTTTTAGAGGAACTACAGCTATAATTAAAGCATCTGTGATACTTACCTTTAAATTTTGGTATTCCAATGATTCTTCTGATGAATTTACCAATGCTGTTACCTTTAATCTCTCATGTTACACATGTGGCATTAAAAGCTTCTcaagagagaatatatgaaaaGCTTATTTACAAGTAAATGCTTGATTTCATATCTAAGAAAAATGTTCATTCCCTGtgcatgttttctttcatttcattttatttgaaaggcagagttagagagaaagagagacaggcagagggagagagaaagtaacatcttccatctgcttgttcatttactccccacatgagcagctgagccaggcctaagccaggagacaagacctgcatctgggtctccGCACAAAGGGTAGcacctcaagcacttggaccatcttttgttgctttccaaggtggaTCAcctgggagctgaaagggaagtggaacagatgggatgTGAACTGCCACTTACATTGGGATGCCAGCCttctaagcagtggcttaaccggcTATGCCACATCAGCCCAAATGTTTTATTTAAGGtatattttttaagatctgtttatttttattgcaaagtcagatatatagagaggaggagagacagagaggaagatcttccatctgatgattcactgcccaagtgactacaacggctggtgctatgctgagccaagggcaggagccaggaacttcttccaggtctcccacgcaggtgcagggtcccaaggctttgggccgtcctcgactgctttcccaggccacaagtagggagctggatgggaagcagggctgctgggataggaaccagcgcccatatggggtccaggtgcgtgcaaggcgaggactttaaccactacgctatcacaccgggccctaaaaaatGGTttctaaaatacaatttttacttTGTCAGAATGAAAAACATCCTggacctggcgcagtggcctagctgctaaagcctCTAAtggcacgtaccaggatcccttatgggcactgattctaatcccggcagccccacttttttaagataaaaaaaagaaaaaatatcctgaaggtcatttttttttcctccactgattatttttttatttcgcTAAAATCAGTTAATTTGGAAGACAGTAAAACGATGACAAAGGGCTGTTTGCGGCCTCATCAGGCAGTCAGCCACAAGCTCAACACAGCTGCTGGAGTCACACCAGCCGGAAGATCCTTGTCAGAGACATGTCACGGGCACGGGAGAACAAAGAGTTTTCATGTGTGGGGGGGAAACagcaaagatttattgatttactccCTCAAGAGTTATTTAGGAtttggcatgatggcctagtggctaaatccttgccttgcatgtgccgagatcccacgTGGCTGCGAGTTAGtctcgtggctgctccacttcccttccagctccttattgtggcctggaaaagcagtcaaggatggcacaaggctTTGGAATTCTgcgcccccatgggagacccggaagaagctcctggctcctggcttcatattgactcagttccagctgttgctgccacctggggagtgaaccagtggacataagatctgtgtctcttctctctgttgacctgtctttccaataaaaaaaatcttttttttaaagagatgtttaAAATCAATGTCATGCTTCCAAAGATTATAAAACACTTTAATTATAAAATGGATATGATTTTagctgttttgaaattttttctttgaaatgcaaattgaaaattTGGCATATCACATTTACTCTTGCTGCGTTGCAAGAAGATACATCAGGTCACATAGGAATGTTTTGTGTATAATACTTTTATTTGCATACAGAAATATGTATTTCTATTGTACATGTTATAatcttatatataatatgtatatatattaagcaTACAGCATATTCCAGGAAGATACATTAAATATGCATATAGTTCATGCTACAGCGTGCACCCATTTAAGAGAAGCATATTGACGAGGCATGGTATTGTATATACATGCGAAAATACACTTTGCACAATTTTATCCAGCTTTGGGTGCTTTCCTAATCTATTTGAAACACCAGTGCTATAGTTCTTGAAAGGGATATTATCAAATTAGGGTGCTGGCAACTATCAATGAATTAATCATGAAGAATGAATAATTGTGGCCATCATGTATGCTCCCATCTCCCCTGTGTTAGGTCTTCCAGATCAAAAAAGCAGTGGTTAAATAAGGAGCACAAGTTTGTGGGATCTCCAGTCATCCACCATTCAAACTAGAAAGCATCTCATTTGTGATGtgacaatgggatgttggtgtcaaaTAAATGATGAACTGGTCAAAGGgtaataatttctaaaatatgaaatgaatttttaatattcttaatCTCCTCTTCATTTAAAAGACCACACTGGGATATTTACATTATTGCCAAGAGGAGAGAGGAACTAGTTGACAGAATCCACCGTTCCTATGAAGACAAAGGGTACGAATCATGTCATTTTCAAAAGAGGCTCTTCatatttttcaaacagaaaacGGTAGCTCCTGCGGAAACTGACTATGTCAAGTGTGACCATTTGGATGGACAGCTAACAAGACCCCAACTCACTAGACTGTGTGGCAATTGTAAGCAGACATTAAATTCTGGAAATGATAGGCTGTGTGTGGTTTGGTGATTTGGGACATGTTGATGTGGCCTGATTGTCCCAATGTGAATTACAAATATAATCAACTAGTTGGAGCAGTGTTCGAATACATGATTAGGGAGCATTGCCTACTTTAAGCTGGTGAGCAAATCACATAACATTCTACAACTGTTACAGGCTTATTTCTTCACTTAGAGGAAGCAAGCTCTAGAAATTTCTTGAAGTAAATGAGAGTTTAATAAATAAGAGTTTGTGAACCTTGAAATTATTTTGACATTTAGGCTAAATGAATCTTCTGGTGTGGATAGGGGATTGGATTGTGCATTTTAGTTTTAGTCTGTTTAGCAGCACTCCTAGCCTCTCTCCACTAAATACCAATTAACTTCCTCCCTGGTGTGACAATCAAAAATGTCTGTGCACATTGTTAAAAGTCCCCTTTGGAGAAAATTGTCCCTGACCGAGAGCCTCTCTAATAGACAAATTTAGCAACAGTTAGGACAATTCTTGGAACACAGTCTCTATTTCTCTACAATCCTTTCCAGCATTCCATACATGTTTCTGATTCCAGTTGAACAAATTTCCATGGTGTGTGTGTCTACCTTCAATCTTTTCCTTTGACTAAACAGTTTCTCTTTCAATAAAGTTGTGGTGGCTCTGGAAATGATGGAGAACATAAAGATGAAAGTTAAGGGTTCAAGGGAAATCGAGTGAGAGACAAGTGGACTACCATGTAGTGGGACTGTTAGAGCCatcacaagaaaaagaaatcctgatGGCTCCAAAGGGTTCATTCCAACTTGATCTACATCCCAAGTCAGAAAGTGGCATTCTGGGCCCATCAGCTAGTTTTATTTACAGGAAACCCAGAAACGCACTGGCCCGATGTTCATTTGAATCAACAAAATAGAAATGAGTAtgaatttaaaaagtagatattTACGTGGCAGTCATTATAATCTATTTGAACAGATGCTGTCAGTTAATACACTGATGCTGCTGTTGGGGAAAGTGACTAATTATCCAAATAAAGACATTATTTTAGCATAGAATAAATAGGTCAAGTACAAATATTACCAACAATTTGCTTTTTACTAACTTACAAATGTTGGCTGCTATTTTCCTtgtgcttttaaaacaaattctttgAGTTATCGAGATGCCATCAATGTAACAATTCATTTAAAATAGTTCAGATAAGTTCAGTGGTCTAAGACTGATGAACTCATTCTGTAACCCACAGAAAGATTACTAAGGAGGATATCGTAAAATGTGCAATgtatataaaaaataatgaacacTTGTGGGATAAAGTGACTAGTTAAATGTGAATCAATataattctgtatttatttggaCTACAATGTCCCTACATGGGCAAGAATTAATTTACATGATATTACCATTTAGATACTTTGTGTGTAGAATTTCAAGGTGAGGCAAAATGTGAAAACAACCATCAACATTCTTCTATCAGTTTCTTTGAGTTCATTTGGCCTTAGCTTTGTTATTCAGCATACTTCTGTCATAAATATAtcctattaatttattttaatttttggggAAAACTGACTATATtaccttttttcccctctctcaaTTGTAGGATGGTTATAGACAACCTTTTTTTGAATATAATTTGAATATCATTTAGGAGGTATTAGTTTTGGGGGGCACTGACTTACTAGTCACAGATGCCTTGTGAATATCTTTATTTTGTTCGGGATTCCAGAAGAACAAATCGGAATCTCCTTCCTGCTGACAGTCAGGAGTTTGTGTTTTATAAGTTAGCATTTCCTTCATGGGTCATGCTGATTCGTTTGAAATCAAATGCCTTTTGTCCTTTTGttctctcattttaaaattcacttggCCTCAATAAACTTTCTTCAACTATACCGACCAATATTTAAATGATGAAGCCTCAACTTCTTGATGACGTTGCTCTCTCAAGCACACTTATTCTATTAAAATAAAGTAGTAGCTTAGGACTGGACTGATGAGAAAGAACATTACACATAAAGCATTTTAAGGGAACTAAATCCTTATAGGCTTTTATACCTGAAAGAATTTAAAAGACACAGTGGCTGAGAGGTCTCTGCCTGGATTTAGTGAAAGTCCTGCAGGCATtgtaaaagtaaaagtaaaagcaGCGTGAGCTTATagtggtttttgtttggtttcttttCACGATGGGAAAAGCGAAAGGTGGGAAGAGCTCATTTATGACATCGCAATCCTTCAGATAAAACCACAACAAAAGAATAGAATGTATTTAACTCTCTGGAGACTATTTCTGCATCcttacttgattttctttcttcacatGTCTATTTTACAAtatctatttctttaaattttcacttCCATGTTGGCTTGCAATGatgatatttcattttcatatgaaTAATCAGAACAACAGAAGCAAAATACACAACAAAAATAATGAGGTTACTCTTTTTGTGCAGAGACTGACAAAATTGTAGATTCAGAAGCCCTTCTTCAAGAGAATATGAGAAAGCATGAATTGCTGCTTAATAAATTCCCAATTCCAATATGTCTCTTTCAATTGTCTCATTGCTCTTAAACAGACAGTGTTTACAAGGTGCAAGATTTTCAAACTGTAACATAGGTATGAGAGTGTCACTGTTGGCTTTCCTTAGTTGCACAGTCAATAGTAAGACTATAAAGTGCAATGGCAGAGATTTAAAGCCAGTTCTTTGATCCTTGTAGTCTTCCCATATTCTTTGCAAAGATGTTTTACCTTGTGGCGCCTATGTTCTTGTAATGACACATGAGAAGGTGTTTAAAGGTCTTCTTGAAGGTGGCATTACAAAGTGCATAGCAGGCAGGGTTGATAGTGCTGTTGATGTAACAGAGCCAGTAACCGATTGTCCACACTGTATTGGGGATGCAGGGTGCACAGAAAGTGTTAATGAGCACCATGACATTGTATGGGGCCCAAGTGATGATGAAAGCCAGCAGGATAGCCAAGATGGTCCTAGTGACTTTCTTCTCCCGGGAAGGAGGAGGCTTCTTTTTTGCAGGTTGCTTAGTCATCTTCACAATTTTGCGGGCTACAATGTTTTGTTTCTCATCTCCATTCTGTCCTGAAGATCCAACAACCTCCACAGTGGTATTAGTTGCGGTACATGAGTCACCTTTTGGGGTTTTGGTGACAATTTTTATGCATGTTTGCTTGGAGTTCTCATCTTTGGAATGGCCCAAGGAAGTGGAGACTGTGTTTTCATCCTGGGTTATTTCATCATCTCGCATATTAGAGGCAACAGCACTGACTGAAGTGGAATCGTTGgaactctctttctcctccccctgGACACAGTTTTCAGTCATAGCATCTCTGGGAGCTTTGCCATTCTGGATTTTGTTGTGTTCCAGGCCACCATCACTGCTGGGCACATTGTTGTTGTTTGGCTTCACTATCCTTCCTTGCACAAGACTTGGAGACACAGGATCCTGGTTGGTCACAGGTTCCTTCTTGTCCTTCTTTATCCTGCTCTTGCTTGCTCGTGAGATGTGCCAATAGAGCACAGTCATGATGATCACCGGCAAATAGAAGGCTGCAATGGCAGTGCCAAAAGTGACAGCAGCATTGGAGAAAAACTGAATATAGCATTCCCCATCCTCCACAGTTCTTACTCCTACAATGAACTGCCAGAAGAGAATGGCTGGGGCCCAGAGGATAAAGGAGAGAACCCAGGCAGCTGCAATCATCATTCCTGCCATTTTCGTGGTCCGCTTGACAGGGTACGTCAGAGGTTTTGTGACGCAGAAGTACCTATCAAAGCTGATGATGAGCAGGTTCATAACTGAAGCATTGCTCACCACATAGTCCAGAGCTAGCCAAAGGTCACATACAACTGGTCCCAAAGGCCAGTAGCCAATCACCGTGTAGAGAGTGTATAAGTTCATGGAGAAGACACCTATGATGAGGTCAGCACAGGCCAAGCTGAACAAAAAGTAATTGTTGACCGTCTGCAGGTGGCGGTTCACCTTAATGGAAACCATGACCAGAATATTTCCAATAATTGTCACCAAACTGAGGGATCCAGCCACAAGCACGATGAACACCACTTCAAATGTCTTATAAGGACTGGTGAGGGCCAAGCCATTATTGGATGAGTTTGTTGAGTTATTCATTTTGTGTTCTCTAATTAGTAGCCAAGTAATCGAAGTAACATGTAATCCTGCAGAGGAAAAGAATAGAATGAACAAATATAaactttgctttaaaatatatcaGACTTAGAGTCATAATTTTTTCCTCAAAACACATCCTCCTGCATGTTTACTGAAGCTGTCTTCCCCAATGTTCCATGCGAAAAATTGATTTTGTAAAAGGTGACACCTCTCAGGCTGGATATGAATATAAGCCTGTGTATCATCTTTTGTCAATAACTTAGCGGAAAACGACTTCAATGTTGAGGTAAACAATAAACACATACGTGTGTATAATTAATCATTCAATGGGACAAAACTATGGaaggaaatacaaatattatAACATTCAGCATGCAAAATTTGCAGTCAACATTATCTTTCTTCCTGGAAGTTGTAAGCTTTAATTTATACAACATAACAATAATGGTACCAATGACTATATAATAGTTTTTATTAGCCAATACATTTCCCCTAGATAGAGTTATTTTCTTTGACCTTCAGTTTGTACCTACAATCAGTAtggtttcattctatttttcattatgtttatcttgtcaaagattagatgaATACTAACTGTGCTATAGAATAACTATACCATATGATGGATATTGTGGTAGAGCAGGTTACACTACTATTTGAAAGGACTGCACTCCATATCAGAACTCCTGGTTCAAGCTTTGGGCTACtgcgcttccaattcagctttctgaaaATTCACCTGGATTGGGAATAGACAGTGGTTCaattacttgagtccctgccacgtATGTGAGAGACACGGTTGAAGCACAGGTTTTCTGAATTGCACCTGGCCTGGTCTTAGctcttgtgggcatctgggaatgcagcatctctctttctcttctctctctctctctgttttttgctCTCACTGTGGATGTGTGGCTATATCTATCTACAGATACaatacacataatatatattgTATACAAGGATACATGTATTGAATGGCATGTATACATGTCTTGTAATCATTATAATAAATGCATATGATTAGAATTACatcaatttttaatgttttattttgaaagccattACCAAATCTAATTTTACAGTACAGGAGACTGAGGCCTGGCAGGATGAGGTGGTTTGTACAAGGTCATAGGTCAATCAGAGAGAGCAGATTATAAAGCTTAGCTTAatcattcattctttcactttGGCATCACATGCCCACTGAGCTAACACA from Ochotona princeps isolate mOchPri1 chromosome 25, mOchPri1.hap1, whole genome shotgun sequence encodes:
- the CHRM2 gene encoding muscarinic acetylcholine receptor M2 encodes the protein MNNSTNSSNNGLALTSPYKTFEVVFIVLVAGSLSLVTIIGNILVMVSIKVNRHLQTVNNYFLFSLACADLIIGVFSMNLYTLYTVIGYWPLGPVVCDLWLALDYVVSNASVMNLLIISFDRYFCVTKPLTYPVKRTTKMAGMMIAAAWVLSFILWAPAILFWQFIVGVRTVEDGECYIQFFSNAAVTFGTAIAAFYLPVIIMTVLYWHISRASKSRIKKDKKEPVTNQDPVSPSLVQGRIVKPNNNNVPSSDGGLEHNKIQNGKAPRDAMTENCVQGEEKESSNDSTSVSAVASNMRDDEITQDENTVSTSLGHSKDENSKQTCIKIVTKTPKGDSCTATNTTVEVVGSSGQNGDEKQNIVARKIVKMTKQPAKKKPPPSREKKVTRTILAILLAFIITWAPYNVMVLINTFCAPCIPNTVWTIGYWLCYINSTINPACYALCNATFKKTFKHLLMCHYKNIGATR